The following are encoded in a window of Solidesulfovibrio magneticus RS-1 genomic DNA:
- a CDS encoding PAS domain S-box protein, producing the protein MVSDESKTSQQLLAELDAARARISQLEHVVGSVENKWNNTLINAPQIVISLDPSGKIIFANNHYFDLTGWNREELLGRNWFDTCIPEVVRDEIRGIFNSSMTRMHDHDYSTYENDILRRNGECLTVAWFNVLTLDSQGLPLDVTCMGVDVTERRRSEIALKESEQRFRNLFENAPLAYQSLDENGRFLDVNRKWLESLGYEDKVQVLGKWFGDFLAPDYKDHFDINFPMFKQACVIDGVEFEMLRMDGGRITVSFNGRVQADREGNFIRTHCIFTDITERRRAEDKLHVTAERLRLANKATNDVIWDWDVTQDTQQWNEAGTAVFGWTEIVARPVSAHWWVDRVHPDDRERVNDSFFSVVNNPEIDVWHDEYRFMKADGTYADVIDRGYLLRDGQGKPIRMIGAMQDITERKQAEASLNSIKWLVDKEVRPALAPEASEYGDLVQLNNSRVILNAVGSDILANMVQDYMEILSTSSAVYEINGDYAFGIFASGWCKTMDQASRRLCGCTTNAEALASGKWLCHESCWSEASLTAIETRQPADIACTGGIRLYAVPIKSGDAIVGAVNFGYGTPPRDRKVIAELAALYQVDPDELWKLSMEYEHRPDFIIDTAKQRLKTTARLIGEMVSRSMVEQDLQKATHLAETANRAKSEFLANMSHEIRTPLNGVLGMLQLLETTDQTDEQKEYLFGAISSTKRLTRLLSDILDISRIEAGRMEIVEVEFNIKKTRDSIKELFNPEAKGKGLRLEFGRDEDLPLVLVGDEARLRQILFNLVGNAIKFTEKGEIRIDASLLPSSSDSHVRVLVTVRDTGIGIPEEHLKGIFEPFVQAEASYTRRFQGAGLGLSIVRRLVKLMGGDISIDSTVGEGTTVYLSLPFKLPKTEQKSVEIASDDPSPVHVSSRILVAEDDTISLITAKRMLEKSGYSVSAAKNGQEALQRLTEESFDLILMDVQMPIMDGVEATKAIRGASNLGAKSSVPIVAMTAYAMTGDKETFLAAGMDDYISKPVDKAALAEVIERVLSLKRNTQ; encoded by the coding sequence ATGGTCAGTGACGAAAGCAAGACCTCACAGCAGCTTTTAGCCGAACTTGATGCGGCCCGCGCACGAATATCCCAACTTGAGCACGTGGTCGGTTCGGTAGAGAACAAATGGAATAATACTCTGATTAATGCTCCACAAATTGTCATATCGCTTGACCCATCCGGAAAAATTATTTTTGCAAATAATCATTATTTCGATCTGACTGGGTGGAACAGAGAAGAACTGTTGGGTAGGAATTGGTTCGATACCTGTATTCCTGAAGTTGTTCGTGATGAGATTCGTGGAATTTTTAATAGTTCCATGACTCGAATGCACGATCACGACTACTCCACCTATGAAAACGATATTCTTCGACGTAACGGGGAATGCCTGACCGTGGCATGGTTTAACGTGCTTACCCTGGATTCCCAAGGATTGCCCCTCGACGTAACATGTATGGGGGTGGACGTTACAGAGCGGCGTCGAAGCGAAATAGCTCTCAAGGAGAGCGAGCAGCGCTTCCGTAACCTGTTCGAAAATGCGCCGCTGGCCTATCAGTCCCTGGACGAAAATGGACGGTTCCTGGACGTGAACCGCAAATGGTTGGAATCCCTTGGATATGAGGACAAGGTGCAGGTGCTCGGCAAATGGTTCGGCGATTTCTTGGCACCTGACTACAAAGACCACTTCGACATCAACTTTCCCATGTTCAAGCAAGCATGTGTCATCGACGGCGTGGAGTTCGAGATGCTCCGCATGGATGGCGGACGCATCACCGTGAGCTTCAACGGCCGGGTGCAGGCTGACCGTGAGGGCAATTTCATACGCACTCACTGCATCTTCACCGATATAACTGAACGTAGACGTGCAGAGGATAAACTGCACGTGACTGCTGAACGCCTTCGCTTGGCAAATAAAGCGACCAATGACGTGATATGGGATTGGGATGTCACCCAGGATACCCAACAATGGAATGAGGCAGGAACAGCCGTTTTCGGTTGGACTGAAATTGTAGCGCGACCAGTGAGTGCACACTGGTGGGTAGATCGGGTACATCCTGATGACCGGGAAAGGGTGAACGATTCATTCTTTTCCGTTGTTAACAATCCTGAGATTGACGTCTGGCATGACGAATACCGATTTATGAAAGCAGACGGTACTTATGCAGATGTCATAGACCGCGGCTACTTACTTCGAGACGGACAGGGTAAGCCAATTCGCATGATCGGTGCAATGCAGGACATCACCGAACGCAAGCAGGCTGAGGCATCGCTGAACTCCATTAAGTGGCTTGTGGACAAGGAGGTTCGCCCAGCCTTGGCACCCGAGGCCAGCGAATACGGTGATCTTGTCCAGCTGAATAACTCCCGCGTCATCCTCAATGCCGTGGGCAGTGACATTCTCGCTAACATGGTCCAAGACTATATGGAGATACTTAGCACTTCCTCAGCTGTGTATGAAATTAATGGCGACTACGCCTTCGGAATATTTGCATCCGGCTGGTGCAAGACAATGGATCAGGCCTCGCGTCGGCTGTGTGGCTGTACAACCAATGCAGAGGCCTTGGCTAGCGGCAAGTGGCTCTGTCATGAGTCGTGCTGGAGCGAGGCTTCTCTAACCGCCATTGAAACCCGGCAGCCTGCGGACATTGCCTGCACGGGGGGCATCCGTTTATACGCCGTTCCGATCAAGTCCGGGGACGCAATAGTGGGGGCAGTCAACTTCGGATATGGCACACCGCCTCGCGACAGGAAAGTCATTGCCGAACTAGCCGCCCTTTATCAGGTTGATCCTGACGAGTTGTGGAAGTTGTCAATGGAGTACGAGCATCGCCCCGACTTCATCATCGACACAGCTAAACAGCGACTCAAGACGACAGCAAGGCTAATTGGCGAGATGGTGAGTCGCAGCATGGTTGAGCAGGACTTGCAGAAGGCTACGCACCTCGCCGAGACAGCCAACCGCGCAAAGAGCGAATTCCTGGCTAACATGAGCCACGAGATACGCACGCCACTGAACGGCGTATTAGGCATGCTTCAATTGCTTGAAACCACAGACCAGACTGATGAACAAAAAGAGTACCTCTTTGGAGCTATAAGTTCCACAAAACGACTGACTAGGTTGCTTTCAGATATTCTTGATATCTCTAGGATCGAAGCAGGAAGGATGGAAATTGTTGAGGTTGAATTCAACATCAAGAAGACGCGTGACTCTATTAAGGAACTATTTAACCCAGAAGCAAAAGGAAAAGGGCTTCGATTAGAGTTCGGACGCGATGAAGACCTCCCCCTGGTATTAGTCGGAGATGAGGCAAGGCTACGGCAAATCCTTTTCAACCTTGTTGGGAACGCTATCAAATTTACCGAGAAAGGTGAAATTCGAATTGATGCATCATTGTTGCCGAGTTCAAGCGACTCCCATGTTCGTGTGTTGGTCACCGTCAGAGATACAGGTATAGGAATCCCCGAGGAGCACCTCAAGGGCATCTTTGAACCATTTGTTCAGGCTGAAGCCTCATACACGAGGCGCTTTCAGGGGGCAGGACTGGGGCTTTCCATCGTTCGGCGGCTGGTTAAGCTCATGGGTGGTGATATATCGATTGACAGTACCGTTGGCGAAGGGACGACCGTCTACCTCTCGCTGCCGTTCAAGCTTCCAAAGACTGAGCAGAAATCTGTAGAGATTGCCTCAGACGATCCATCTCCTGTGCACGTATCTTCACGCATACTCGTCGCTGAGGACGATACCATCAGCCTCATTACTGCCAAGCGGATGCTTGAGAAATCCGGGTACTCAGTCTCTGCCGCCAAAAATGGTCAGGAAGCGCTGCAGCGACTGACTGAAGAGAGCTTTGACCTGATCCTTATGGATGTCCAGATGCCTATTATGGACGGCGTCGAAGCAACTAAAGCTATCCGAGGGGCAAGCAATCTTGGGGCGAAGTCGAGCGTCCCAATCGTTGCGATGACCGCATACGCAATGACTGGAGACAAAGAAACTTTTTTGGCGGCGGGCATGGACGATTATATTTCGAAGCCTGTGGATAAGGCGGCGCTGGCTGAGGTGATCGAGAGGGTTCTGAGCTTGAAGCGAAATACTCAATGA
- a CDS encoding transposase: MGLGRQGDQQGTMYLAWDEIPRSRGHAFYDRLQQTLRKAAFDGFAEKLCKPFYSDKGRPSIPPGRYFRMHLVGYFEGIDSERGIEWRCADSLSLRDFLQLSPKESVPDHSSLSRTRSRLPLATHQEVFTWVLKVLSKDGLVLGGRIGVDASTMEANAALKTIVRRDTGESYRKMLLRMAKESGIDSPTDEDLARMDRKRVGKTLSNKDWQSQVDPEAKIAKMKDGRTHLAYKPEHAVDLDTGAVVAVEVHEADKGDTSTLQKTLKAAQESLRRVTSTPPCPDDPAELVADKGYFSRDVLKDLDGGPWRTRIAEPKRNGLNSWRGDHEARRAVYNNRIRISSMVGKAMGKQRTELVERSFEHTLDRSGGMRRVWLRGRENIQKRYLLHVAGFNLGLLMRVKTGHGTPRGWASAWLALIWPNQHPSMAYLAIVMVVEGRCCGIMPIAVICGGE, translated from the coding sequence ATGGGGCTTGGCCGTCAGGGTGATCAGCAGGGGACGATGTATCTGGCCTGGGATGAGATTCCTCGGTCTCGTGGGCACGCTTTTTACGATCGTCTCCAGCAGACTCTCCGGAAAGCCGCCTTCGATGGTTTCGCCGAGAAGCTGTGCAAGCCCTTCTATTCCGACAAGGGGCGTCCCTCCATTCCGCCTGGCCGGTATTTTCGGATGCACCTCGTGGGGTATTTCGAGGGCATCGACAGCGAGCGCGGCATTGAGTGGCGCTGCGCCGATTCGCTTTCCCTCCGGGATTTTCTCCAGCTTTCGCCCAAGGAGTCTGTGCCGGATCATTCCTCGCTCAGTCGGACACGGTCCCGTCTGCCGCTGGCGACCCACCAAGAGGTTTTCACCTGGGTTCTCAAGGTGCTCAGCAAGGATGGCTTGGTCCTTGGAGGCCGCATTGGCGTGGACGCTTCGACCATGGAGGCCAACGCGGCGCTCAAAACCATCGTGCGCCGGGACACGGGTGAGAGCTACCGCAAGATGCTCCTGCGCATGGCTAAGGAGAGCGGCATCGACTCTCCGACGGATGAGGATCTGGCTCGCATGGACCGCAAGCGCGTCGGCAAGACGCTTTCGAACAAGGACTGGCAGTCGCAGGTCGATCCCGAGGCGAAGATCGCCAAGATGAAGGATGGCCGAACGCATCTGGCGTACAAGCCGGAGCACGCGGTGGACCTGGACACCGGCGCGGTCGTGGCGGTCGAGGTGCATGAAGCGGACAAGGGGGACACTTCGACTCTGCAAAAGACGCTGAAAGCCGCTCAAGAAAGTTTGCGACGGGTCACTTCCACACCGCCATGCCCGGACGATCCTGCGGAACTGGTCGCGGACAAGGGCTATTTCTCCCGGGATGTCCTCAAAGACCTGGACGGAGGGCCATGGCGGACGAGAATCGCCGAACCCAAGCGCAACGGCCTGAACTCCTGGCGTGGCGATCATGAGGCGCGGCGCGCCGTGTACAACAACCGAATCCGGATATCGTCGATGGTCGGGAAGGCCATGGGAAAACAGCGGACGGAACTGGTCGAAAGAAGCTTCGAGCATACGCTGGACCGGTCTGGCGGTATGCGCCGGGTCTGGCTCCGGGGACGGGAGAACATCCAGAAACGGTATCTGCTCCATGTGGCCGGTTTCAATCTCGGCCTGCTGATGCGGGTCAAGACCGGCCATGGCACCCCCAGGGGCTGGGCCAGTGCCTGGCTTGCGCTCATTTGGCCCAATCAGCATCCCTCAATGGCCTATTTGGCCATCGTCATGGTGGTCGAAGGACGATGCTGTGGAATCATGCCCATCGCCGTCATCTGCGGGGGAGAATAG